The genomic window GAGAAACAGAAGGGCCGTCCACCCCGTCAGGTCCCAACCCAAGTTGTAGAACAGGTTGGTCAGCGGCTGCACGGCAAGGTCCCTCCCTGGGCTCCCGTCCCGGCCTCCGCGTCCGAACGGTCTTCCGTCAGCGGTTCTCCCTCGGAACGATCTGGGAGAAGTCCGCTACCCTGTCGAAAAGAGCCACAAGCCCACGCAAGAGCGCAAGACGGTTGTTCTGCAGGGCCGTCCGAGCGGGGTCCTTTCCGTCGGGGTCGCACATGACGAGCACGTCGTCGAAGAAGCGGTCCACGGCCGGCCGCACCGTGGCGAGCCGCTGGAGGCCCTCGGCGTAGCGTCTCTGTTCAAACAGCTCCTCGGCCTCCTGCCTCACGGCCTCCACGGCCTCGTGCAGGGCCCGTTCCCCCGCGCCCTCCTTCTCCTCGGGAGGCAGGAAAAGAGAGGGATCGAGGTCCACCTCGGGCATTCCCTTCAGGATGTTCTTGGCGCGCTTGAAGGCCACCGCCAGGTGGTCGAAATCCTCGGGATACTGCCGGCGCACGGTGTGGACCGCCTCCAGGCGGGCGCGCATGTCCAGAAGGTCCGAGAGGCCCTGGGAAAGGACCGCGTTCAACTCGTCGTAGGAGGGCGCGCCTTTGGCCTCGGCGACGCCTTTTCCCTCCCACGAGTATCGCGCCCGTTCCAGGATGAAATCCTCCAGCGACGCGGCGCAGTCCGGCGCGTGAGAACGCAGGAAGGCGCTCAGATCGAAGCGCAGGCCCGAATGCCCCCCCGCGAACAGCCCGGGGTCCCCCAACATGGAGACCACCTGGTTCGCCGCCCGCCTCAGGCCGAAGGGGTCCTTGGAGCCCGTGGGCGCCAGGCCGATGGAAAAGAACTGGACGAGGGTGTCCAGCTTGTCCGCCAGGGCCACCACGACGCTGAGGTGAGGATGGGCGCTGCCGGGCTGCGGGAGGGGCTCGCCGTAGTGTTCGCCGATGGCGCGGGCCACGGCGGGATCTTCCCCCTGGGCCTGGGCGTAGAGTCCGCCCGCCACGCCCTGGAGGGAGGTGAACTCCTTCTCCTGGACGAGGAGGGAAGCGAGGTCGCCCTTGCACAGGAGGGCGGCCCGGCCGGCCAGGTCGGGGTCCTCTTGGAAGGTCGGGGCCAGCTCGCGAGCCAGGACCTCCATCCGGAGGGCCTTGTCGTAGTACGTCCCAAGTTTCGGGTGGTAGACGATTCCCTTGAGATCGTTGAGCCGCTCCGCCAGGGGCACCTTCTTGTCCTGGTCGTAGAAGAACTTCGCGTCCTTCAGGCGGGAGACCGTGACGTTCTCGTTTCCCCTTCGGACAAGCCCCGTCGGGTCTGAGGGCCCGTCCAGGACGGCGAGAAAGAAGGGGCGCAGCGCCAGCCCCTCCTCCGTCTGGGGAACGCCCGCCAGAGGATCGTTCGGATCGCTCGTCGCGTAAACGGCAAAGGACTTCTGGTGCTCCTTCAGGCACGTGGAAAGGACCGGCTCGGGCAGGGACAGGAAGGCCTCGGGGATGCTCCCGCGAAAGGCCGTCGGGTGCTCGCAGGTGAAGACGAGGGTTTCCAGCAACCCGCCGAACAACACGCTTTCCGACGGGTTGTCGCGATGAACGCTCCAGACGCCGCCGACGGCGGCGGCCAGCTCATCGAGTTCCTTCCTGATCTTGTTCTTGCGCTCCACGGGGTCGGAAAGGACGTGCTGGTTCCTCATGACATCGAAATAGGCCTTCGCGGACGGAACCTCGACCCGGTCCGTTCCGTGGATCCGGTGGCCCCGGCTCGTGCGCCCCGCCTCGATCCCCTTGATCGTCAGGCGGACGACCTGATCGTCGAGAAGGGCCACGACCCACCGAACGGGCCTCACGAAGACCTCGGTCCCCTCCCCCCACCGCATAGCCTTGGGAAGGTAGAGGGCGTCCACCGCACGCGGGACGACCTCCGCCAGGACCTCGGCGGCGGACCGCCCCGGCACATGGCGCACGAAACCCACGCAGGGGCCCTTGAGACCCGCGACTTCCTTCAGGTCCCCCATGGCGACGCCCTGCTTTCGGGCAAAGCCCTCGGCGGCCCTGGTCCAGGCTCCGGAGGCGTCCCGAGCCGCCGAGAGGGGCGGCCCCGCCACCGTCTCTTCGCGGTCCGACTGCCGGAGCGGCAGTCCTTCGAGGAGGAACCCGATCCGCCGGGGCGCGGCAAGAAGCGTCATCCCCGGCATGAGGCGCCAGGCGGGGTTGCCGGGGATGAAGGCGAACATGGGCTCACGAGGGGGGCCATCGGCGGCGCTGGTCATCCCCTCCTTCTCGAGGGCCTCGGACACGTTGTGGCCCAGGTTGACGGCCAGGTCCCAGACCATCCCCGCCGGAATCTCCTCGGTGCCGATCTCCAGGAGAAAGTCAGCCACGGACCGCCTCCTTCTCTCCCTCCGTGTGCTGGAGGTAGGCCTCGGCGCAGGCGCAGGCCAGCCGCCTCACGCGCTTGATGTAATCGGCCCGGGCCGCCACGGAAATGGCCCCGCGGGCGTCCAGGATGTTGAAGGCGTGGCTGGCCTTGAGGCAGAAATCGTAGGCCGGGAGGTAGAGCCCCGCCTCCACGAGCCGACGGCTCTCCGTTTCGAACTCCTCGAACCACCGCGCCGTGAGGTCCGTCCGCGCCTGCTCGAAGTCGAAGACCGAGAACTGGCGCTCGGCCTCGCGGCGCATGTCCCCGTAAGTGAACCGCTCGTTCCAGGGGAGGTCGTAGATGTCTCCGATGCCGTTGAGGAACATGCAGAGGCGCTCGATTCCGTAAGTGATCTCCACGGTCACGGGCTTCAATTCGAATCCGCCCGCCTGCTGGAAGTACGTGAACTGGGTGATCTCGGTCCCGTCCAGCATGACCTGCCAGCCCACGCCCCAGGCCCCCAGGGTGGGCGCCTCCCAGTTGTCCTCCTCGAATTTCAGGTCGTGGTCTTTCAGGACGATGCCGAAGGCTTCCAGGCTCCTGAGGTACCGCTCCTGAATGTCGTCGGGGCTGGGCTTCATGATGACCTGGAACTGGTAGTGCTTCTCCACGCGCTGGGGGTTCTCGCCGTAGCGCCCGTCCCTCGGGCGACGGCACGGCTCCACGTAGGCGCTGGCGTAGGGCTTTGGCCCCAGGACCCTCAGGAAGGTCTCGGGGTTCATGGTCCCCGCGCCCTTCTCGAGGTCGTAGGGCTCGGCGATGAGGCAGCCCTCGCCAGCCCAGAAGTGCTTCATTCTCTCGATGAGGTCTTGAATGGTGAGCAAGGCATCCTCCGGATGGGTGACGAAGCCGCATTGTACACCAACGAGGCTCCGGCGCGACCCAACGGGGCCGGGGACGGGGGCGGATTCGCCTCCCTTCTTAGCATCTCGCGCCTTGCTCCTCCTCTCCTCCCCGCGATCACCGCCCCCGAAACGAGGGGGCGGACCGCAGGGGCGCGCCGAGGTAGTCCGTGACCCCCCCCTCCAGCCTCCGCGCCAGACGGACGACGACGGAGGGGGAAACGGACAGTCCCGCGAGCGCGCCGGGAGCGTTCCGCAGGCAGGCCGAACGAAGCCGCTCCTCCTCTCCCCCCAGCTCGGAAGAAGGCTTCGGGCGGGCGAGATGGCCGTGGAGGCGCGAGAACCACAGGACGAAGTAGAGCCACGCCAGCGCCGGATCGAGCCCCTCCCGAAGGGGATCCATCAGGGCCTCCACGAGCCGGAAGGTCTCTTCCTCGGGGCTCTGGGCCGGCAGCCCCCGCTCCAGGATTTCGCACATCCCCAGGAGGACCTCCGCCCTCGGCCAGTCCTCGAAGAGGTCCATGGCGCCGGCCAGGACTTCGGCGCGGCGGACCTGCCCGAGGTCCCTTCCCTCGCGCAGGAAGACCTCCACCTGGATTTTCGTCATGGGTTCGAGGGACCCCCGGCCTCCGCTCCGGGTCTTCCGAGCGCCCCGGGCCACGGCGCGGAGGAGCCCGTGGTCGCGCATGAACAGGCTCACGATCCACGAGGATTCCGTGTACGCGTGACGGACGAGAACGAAGGCTTCGCCGCTCAGGAGCATGGTCCCACCGTGACCGCGCCGCCCGGCCTGGCCCCGACGCTCAGGGGCCCTTCTCCGGATCGCCCGGGGCGGGCCCGCCCCGTCCCAGAGCAAGGCCCACGAGGAAGAACAGCAACGTGGCCACCTCCGCGTCCCCTCCGTTGAATTCGAACACCCCGCCCACCAGGAAGGTCGTCAGGGCCGCCGTGGCGCCGATGCGGAGACTCGTTTCCGGCTGGCGAGCGATCTCTCGAAAGGCGGAGACGAAAAAGGCCAGCAGGAGGAGGAGGCCGACGGTTCCCGTCTGGACGGCGGTCATGATGTACAGGTTGTGGCAGTGGCTGCGGGACCGAAAGCCCTCGTGGTCGGGGTAATGGATGTTGCCGGCGTAGGGGGCCTTGAACGGGCCCGCCGCGCTTTCGTAGGCGTTGGGCCCCCACCCGGCGACGGGCCTCTCCTTCCACATGTCCAGGCCGGACTTCCAGAGGTAGAGCCGTTCCACGTTGCTCGCGTTGTCCGGGTCCCACAGGCTCGCCACCCGACGCCTCAGCCCGTCGGGGCCGGCGGCCACGAGAATCGCGCCCGCGAGGGCGGCGGCCAGGGCGGCTCCGGCCACAACTTTCCATCCCTTCCTCCAAAGCAGGAGGATGGCCGAGGGAAGGAGCCCGACCCAGTAGGTCCGGGCCAGGCTCGTGACCAGCCCCACTCCCGCCGCCGCCGAGCCCACCCACCAGGCCCAGCGGCGCCCCCGGCCGTACAGGGCCAGCGCGCCGGCCACCAGGACCACGGTGGCCATGACCCCCGCGTAGGTGAGGTGGTGGGAAAAAAAGCCGTGGGCGTTGACGGTTCCCGCCGCCGCCTTGGAAACGAGCAAGTCACGCCGGAAATCCGTGCCGAGGAAGAAGGCCGCCAGGCTCACCGGAACCGTCAGGGCCGCCGACAGGGTCAGGAATCCGGCCCATTTTGGAAAGGCCTCCCTCCGGGCGATGGCCGGAAGGGATGCACCCACGAAAAAAGCGATCCAGGCCCAGGAATCCAGGATCCCCCGCAGAGCCACCGAGCGGAACGGGCTGAGGAGGGCCGACACCACCTGCCACAGGAGGAAGGAGGCGAGAAGCCAGGCGGCGGGGCTCGGGCGAAAGCGGCCCCGGATCGCCCTCCAGAGGAAGAAGAGGGTCAGCGCGCCCAGGGAGGCGTTGGTCACGGCCACGCCGAGGGGGGAGGACGCGGCGAGCAGATAATAAAAAAACAGCTCAACGGACCCCACGGAAGGCCTCCCATCTGGACTCGATGAAGCGCCGCATCTCCTCCACGAACCTCGGCCGGCCGAAACGCGCGGCGTGGGCGACGCAAACCGACGGGTCGAACCGCATGTGAACCCTCTCGAAGAGGGACAGGGCCTCGGCCAGGGATTCCGCCGAGGGCTCTGTGAAAAAGAGCCCCGTGGCCGCTCCGTACTCTTCGCCTTCGGGAGGAACCACCGTTTCCAGCGCGCCCCCTCGACCGTACGCGATGACCGGGGTCCCGGAGGCCTGGGCCTCCACCGGGGTGATCCCGAAATCCTCCTCTCCGCAAAAGAGGAGGGCCTTGGCCCGGGCCAGCTCGCGGGACACGTCGGCGTCGGGCAGGCGTCCCAGGAACTCCACCGTGGGGCCGGCGAGGCGTCTGAGCCGTCCCAGTTCGGGGCCCTCGCCGATCACCCGAAGGGGCAGTCCCAGGCGGGTGCAGGTGACCACGGCCAGATCCATCCGCTTGTACGCCACCATCCTCCCCACGGCGAGGTAGTGATCCCCTCTCCGGCTTTCGGGAGAGAAGCGGTCCACGTCCACCGGCGGGTGGATGACCGCCGCCTCGCGCCCGTAGATGCGCCGGATTCTGCGGGCCACGTGGGCGGAATTGGCCACATAGTGATCCACCCTGGAGGCCGCCGCGGCATCCCAGATCCGGAGGTAGTGAAGGACGGCCCGCGCGGCGTGGGCCCTGGGTCCCCAGGTGAGACCGGCCATCCTGAGATAGGGATGGTACAGGTCCCAGGCGTAACGGACGGGCGTGTGGCAGTAGCAGACGTGGAGGCTGTCCGACCGGACGAGGGCCCCGTGGGCCACGCTGTGCGAGAAGGAGACCACGACCTCCGCTCCCGAGAGGTCCAGTTGCTCGATCGCATACGGGTACAAGGCGAGGAAGGTCCGGTACCGGCTCTTGAAGATCGGCCGGTTGAGAAAGGTCGTGTGGATGGGCCGGGTGGAAATGGCCGAATCCTCGAACTGGCGGGGGTCATAGAAGAGCGTGTGGAGGGGGGCGTTGGGGTAGGCCTCGCAGAGTGCTTCGAGACACCTCTCCGCGCCGCCGAAATCCACGAGCCAGTCCTGAACGAACGCCAGCTTCATGCCCTATTCCCCCCCGGCTCCCGGGGCCCTCCGGCTGGGCTCAGGCTCGCCCGCCGACCCCGGAGCCCGTTCGTTTCACTCCCCGAAACACAGGGCCAGAACCTCCGCCAGCTGCTTCGCCGGATGGAACTCGCTCTCCACCCGGGCCCGCCCCCGCTCCCCCATGGCGGACCGGAGGCCCGGATCCGCCAGGAGCCTCTCCACGGCATCCCGCAGCGAAGCGGCGTTCTTGTCCGCGAGAAATCCCGTCACGTTGTGGTCGACGATTTCCACGAGCCCGCCGCTGCGCGTCGCGACGACGGGAAGCCCCCTCGCCATCCCTTCCACCGCCACCAGGCCGAAGGGCTCGTCCCAGAGGGAAGGAACCACCAGGACGTCGAGGGAGTCGAGAAACGGGATGGCCTCCACCATCCGGCCCGCGATCCGGATCCGTTCCGCGCGCGGCGACGCGGCCGCCATTCTGACCACGCGGGCCTCCTCCTCGGGATCCTCGAAATCCGCCCCGCCGCCCACGAGAAGCCGCAAAGCCGGGTGCCGCTCCAAGAGGGGGGCAAGGGCCTCCAGAAAGAGGGACTGCCCTTTGGTGCGGGAGATCCTTCCCAGGACACCCACGGCCACGTCACCGGGGTTCAACCCCATCGCTTCACGGGAGCGCCGACGCTCCGAGGGGGCCTCCAGGAACCGGGGGCTCACCCAGTAGTGGATCTTGACGCCCTTCGCCCCGCAGTCCTTCGCGAAGGGGTGAGCCACCGCCCCGGAGCAGAACACGATCTTCCGGACCTCCTTTTGCCGCAGGCACCACCGGATCAGCCGGTGCTCGAACCCCCCGGTGAAGATGAGGTGGAGCGCGAGCACCACGGGAGGCCCTCCCCCACGGGCGGCGAGCACGGCGGGGAGAAACGCCCGGGGAGCGTTGGCGTAGAGAAGATCCGCGGGTTCCTCGGACAGGGTCGCGCGAAGGGCTCTGGCCGCCCGCCAGGCATGGAAGGGATAGGCGGCTTTTTCGGCCAGCGGCTTCCTGCCGGGCGTCATGGCCGGGAGGGGCAAGGGGTGGACCGGGAACCCCTCCTCCCGCAATCGGGCCTCCGCGGCTCCCTGCCCAGGCAGAAAGACCCGAACCGAA from Acidobacteriota bacterium includes these protein-coding regions:
- a CDS encoding O-antigen ligase family protein, producing the protein MGSVELFFYYLLAASSPLGVAVTNASLGALTLFFLWRAIRGRFRPSPAAWLLASFLLWQVVSALLSPFRSVALRGILDSWAWIAFFVGASLPAIARREAFPKWAGFLTLSAALTVPVSLAAFFLGTDFRRDLLVSKAAAGTVNAHGFFSHHLTYAGVMATVVLVAGALALYGRGRRWAWWVGSAAAGVGLVTSLARTYWVGLLPSAILLLWRKGWKVVAGAALAAALAGAILVAAGPDGLRRRVASLWDPDNASNVERLYLWKSGLDMWKERPVAGWGPNAYESAAGPFKAPYAGNIHYPDHEGFRSRSHCHNLYIMTAVQTGTVGLLLLLAFFVSAFREIARQPETSLRIGATAALTTFLVGGVFEFNGGDAEVATLLFFLVGLALGRGGPAPGDPEKGP
- a CDS encoding glycosyltransferase family 4 protein, giving the protein MARVVLLDQYAGLGGGQRILMDLALAMREAGHSVRVFLPGQGAAEARLREEGFPVHPLPLPAMTPGRKPLAEKAAYPFHAWRAARALRATLSEEPADLLYANAPRAFLPAVLAARGGGPPVVLALHLIFTGGFEHRLIRWCLRQKEVRKIVFCSGAVAHPFAKDCGAKGVKIHYWVSPRFLEAPSERRRSREAMGLNPGDVAVGVLGRISRTKGQSLFLEALAPLLERHPALRLLVGGGADFEDPEEEARVVRMAAASPRAERIRIAGRMVEAIPFLDSLDVLVVPSLWDEPFGLVAVEGMARGLPVVATRSGGLVEIVDHNVTGFLADKNAASLRDAVERLLADPGLRSAMGERGRARVESEFHPAKQLAEVLALCFGE
- a CDS encoding glycosyltransferase, with amino-acid sequence MKLAFVQDWLVDFGGAERCLEALCEAYPNAPLHTLFYDPRQFEDSAISTRPIHTTFLNRPIFKSRYRTFLALYPYAIEQLDLSGAEVVVSFSHSVAHGALVRSDSLHVCYCHTPVRYAWDLYHPYLRMAGLTWGPRAHAARAVLHYLRIWDAAAASRVDHYVANSAHVARRIRRIYGREAAVIHPPVDVDRFSPESRRGDHYLAVGRMVAYKRMDLAVVTCTRLGLPLRVIGEGPELGRLRRLAGPTVEFLGRLPDADVSRELARAKALLFCGEEDFGITPVEAQASGTPVIAYGRGGALETVVPPEGEEYGAATGLFFTEPSAESLAEALSLFERVHMRFDPSVCVAHAARFGRPRFVEEMRRFIESRWEAFRGVR
- the recO gene encoding DNA repair protein RecO, which codes for MLLSGEAFVLVRHAYTESSWIVSLFMRDHGLLRAVARGARKTRSGGRGSLEPMTKIQVEVFLREGRDLGQVRRAEVLAGAMDLFEDWPRAEVLLGMCEILERGLPAQSPEEETFRLVEALMDPLREGLDPALAWLYFVLWFSRLHGHLARPKPSSELGGEEERLRSACLRNAPGALAGLSVSPSVVVRLARRLEGGVTDYLGAPLRSAPSFRGR
- a CDS encoding glycine--tRNA ligase subunit alpha gives rise to the protein MLTIQDLIERMKHFWAGEGCLIAEPYDLEKGAGTMNPETFLRVLGPKPYASAYVEPCRRPRDGRYGENPQRVEKHYQFQVIMKPSPDDIQERYLRSLEAFGIVLKDHDLKFEEDNWEAPTLGAWGVGWQVMLDGTEITQFTYFQQAGGFELKPVTVEITYGIERLCMFLNGIGDIYDLPWNERFTYGDMRREAERQFSVFDFEQARTDLTARWFEEFETESRRLVEAGLYLPAYDFCLKASHAFNILDARGAISVAARADYIKRVRRLACACAEAYLQHTEGEKEAVRG
- the glyS gene encoding glycine--tRNA ligase subunit beta; protein product: MADFLLEIGTEEIPAGMVWDLAVNLGHNVSEALEKEGMTSAADGPPREPMFAFIPGNPAWRLMPGMTLLAAPRRIGFLLEGLPLRQSDREETVAGPPLSAARDASGAWTRAAEGFARKQGVAMGDLKEVAGLKGPCVGFVRHVPGRSAAEVLAEVVPRAVDALYLPKAMRWGEGTEVFVRPVRWVVALLDDQVVRLTIKGIEAGRTSRGHRIHGTDRVEVPSAKAYFDVMRNQHVLSDPVERKNKIRKELDELAAAVGGVWSVHRDNPSESVLFGGLLETLVFTCEHPTAFRGSIPEAFLSLPEPVLSTCLKEHQKSFAVYATSDPNDPLAGVPQTEEGLALRPFFLAVLDGPSDPTGLVRRGNENVTVSRLKDAKFFYDQDKKVPLAERLNDLKGIVYHPKLGTYYDKALRMEVLARELAPTFQEDPDLAGRAALLCKGDLASLLVQEKEFTSLQGVAGGLYAQAQGEDPAVARAIGEHYGEPLPQPGSAHPHLSVVVALADKLDTLVQFFSIGLAPTGSKDPFGLRRAANQVVSMLGDPGLFAGGHSGLRFDLSAFLRSHAPDCAASLEDFILERARYSWEGKGVAEAKGAPSYDELNAVLSQGLSDLLDMRARLEAVHTVRRQYPEDFDHLAVAFKRAKNILKGMPEVDLDPSLFLPPEEKEGAGERALHEAVEAVRQEAEELFEQRRYAEGLQRLATVRPAVDRFFDDVLVMCDPDGKDPARTALQNNRLALLRGLVALFDRVADFSQIVPRENR